In Nocardioides faecalis, the following proteins share a genomic window:
- the folC gene encoding bifunctional tetrahydrofolate synthase/dihydrofolate synthase yields MNEPAARPAQTFAEAEDALLSRWPETRLEPSLDRILAFTELLGDPQRAYRSIHLTGTNGKTSTARMIDALLRALDLRTGRFTSPHVEKMSERISIDGEPLDDEAFVRAFNDVAPYTHLVDATQPHPLSFFETVVAMAYAAFADAPVDAAVVEVGMGGAWDATNVIDADVAVITPIALDHAQYLGDTPAAIAREKAGIIKPGAVAIVAQQSADVAAVLLERATEVGATLAREGLEFGVAGRAPAVGGQMIALQGLRARYDEIFLPLYGAHQAQNAAMALAAVESFVGGEEPLDAELVRAAFAEMTSPGRLEIVRRSPTIVLDAAHNPHGAEAAAAALEDSFQFDPLIGVVGVMGDKDAEGLLAAFEPHLAHVVCTQNSTDRAMPAETLAEVAREIYGEDRVSVVPRLAEAIDEAAALAEAGSGDALSSGAVLVTGSVVTVGEARVLLGGRK; encoded by the coding sequence ATGAACGAGCCTGCCGCGCGTCCCGCCCAGACCTTCGCCGAGGCCGAGGACGCGTTGCTGTCCCGGTGGCCCGAGACCCGGCTCGAGCCGTCGCTGGACCGGATCCTCGCCTTCACCGAGCTGCTCGGAGACCCGCAGCGCGCCTACCGCTCGATCCACCTCACCGGCACGAACGGCAAGACCTCCACCGCACGGATGATCGACGCGCTGCTGCGTGCCCTCGACCTGCGCACGGGCCGGTTCACCAGCCCGCACGTGGAGAAGATGAGCGAGCGGATCAGCATCGACGGCGAGCCGCTGGACGACGAGGCCTTCGTGCGTGCGTTCAACGACGTGGCGCCGTACACCCACCTCGTCGACGCGACCCAGCCGCACCCGCTCAGCTTCTTCGAGACCGTCGTCGCGATGGCCTACGCCGCATTCGCCGACGCCCCGGTCGACGCCGCGGTGGTCGAGGTCGGCATGGGCGGGGCCTGGGACGCCACCAACGTGATCGACGCCGACGTCGCGGTGATCACCCCGATCGCGCTGGACCACGCGCAGTACCTGGGCGACACGCCGGCGGCCATCGCGCGGGAGAAGGCCGGGATCATCAAGCCGGGCGCGGTCGCGATCGTCGCCCAGCAGAGCGCCGACGTCGCCGCGGTCCTGCTGGAGCGTGCCACCGAGGTCGGCGCCACCCTCGCCCGCGAGGGCCTCGAGTTCGGTGTCGCCGGTCGCGCCCCGGCCGTGGGCGGCCAGATGATCGCGCTGCAGGGCCTGCGCGCACGCTACGACGAGATCTTCCTGCCGCTCTACGGCGCCCACCAGGCACAGAACGCCGCGATGGCGCTGGCGGCCGTCGAGTCGTTCGTCGGCGGCGAGGAGCCGCTCGACGCGGAGCTCGTCCGGGCCGCGTTCGCCGAGATGACCAGCCCCGGCCGGCTGGAGATCGTGCGCCGCAGCCCCACGATCGTGCTCGACGCCGCACACAACCCGCACGGGGCCGAGGCCGCCGCGGCGGCCCTGGAGGACTCCTTCCAGTTCGACCCCCTCATCGGCGTGGTCGGCGTGATGGGGGACAAGGACGCCGAGGGCCTGCTGGCCGCTTTCGAGCCCCACCTGGCCCACGTCGTGTGCACCCAGAACTCCACCGATCGCGCGATGCCGGCCGAGACGCTGGCCGAGGTCGCGCGCGAGATCTACGGCGAGGACCGGGTCTCGGTGGTGCCGCGCCTGGCAGAGGCGATCGACGAGGCCGCCGCCCTCGCCGAGGCCGGCAGCGGCGACGCGCTGAGCTCCGGCGCCGTGCTGGTCACCGGCTCGGTGGTCACCGTCGGAGAGGCCCGAGTACTGCTGGGAGGACGCAAGTGA
- a CDS encoding glycoside hydrolase family 43 protein — protein sequence MGRRRGLRWPAALLVFLVVLPACTAGGQQPPGSPSQQTTDTISGAPLIPEPTTLPSELPPSVPVGEMQDLAQQAERLAQELPAQRRPTPIRQAPGGTRWQAGQPYRGYFADPDLVRHGGRWYAYATNTSHLRLPTLTSTDLRTWTPLTDAAGGVLDPLQPAAWVVSRRGGQSLWAPGVAKVGDGWTAAYSAPAGTDGGERHNCIGLSRGPSPAGPFRAVGERICYGQAQLGVIDPDIYIDPTGVPWLLWKFSGVVNRRPAGIFVRQLSPEGTGFAKGSQTRELLTLSEPWEGDTIENPSMIEFRGVTYLFYSANSWEDERYATGYAICAGPTGPCVRQNNGDPLLSTAAIGRLGPGGGTAFVHRKSLRMLYHAWDRVGNQRQLHVAGFWQREDGTLEVVDPG from the coding sequence ATGGGGCGTCGACGTGGGCTGCGCTGGCCGGCCGCACTGCTGGTGTTCCTCGTGGTGCTCCCGGCGTGCACCGCCGGCGGCCAGCAGCCGCCCGGTTCGCCGAGCCAGCAGACCACCGACACGATCAGCGGCGCCCCGTTGATCCCCGAGCCGACGACGCTGCCCAGCGAGCTGCCGCCCTCCGTGCCCGTCGGCGAGATGCAGGACCTCGCCCAGCAGGCCGAGCGGCTCGCCCAGGAGCTGCCCGCCCAGCGCCGCCCCACCCCGATCCGACAGGCACCGGGCGGGACCCGGTGGCAGGCCGGGCAGCCCTACCGGGGCTACTTCGCCGATCCCGACCTGGTGCGCCACGGCGGCCGCTGGTACGCCTACGCCACCAACACCTCTCACCTGCGCCTGCCCACGCTGACCTCCACCGACCTGCGCACCTGGACCCCGCTCACCGACGCCGCGGGAGGGGTCCTCGACCCGCTGCAGCCGGCCGCGTGGGTGGTCTCGCGCCGCGGCGGGCAGAGCCTGTGGGCACCCGGCGTGGCGAAGGTGGGCGACGGCTGGACGGCCGCCTACTCCGCCCCGGCCGGCACCGACGGCGGCGAGCGGCACAACTGCATCGGCCTGTCCCGCGGTCCCTCCCCCGCCGGCCCGTTCCGGGCCGTCGGCGAGCGGATCTGCTACGGCCAGGCGCAGCTCGGCGTCATCGATCCCGACATCTACATCGACCCGACCGGCGTGCCGTGGTTGTTGTGGAAGTTCTCCGGTGTGGTGAACCGGCGCCCGGCCGGGATCTTCGTCCGCCAGCTGAGCCCTGAGGGCACCGGGTTCGCCAAGGGCTCCCAGACCCGGGAGCTGCTCACGTTGAGCGAGCCGTGGGAGGGCGACACCATCGAGAACCCGAGCATGATCGAGTTCCGCGGCGTCACCTACCTCTTCTACTCCGCCAACAGCTGGGAGGACGAGCGCTACGCCACCGGCTACGCGATCTGCGCCGGGCCCACCGGGCCGTGCGTGCGACAGAACAACGGCGACCCGCTGCTCTCCACGGCCGCCATCGGTCGGCTCGGGCCCGGCGGCGGGACCGCGTTCGTGCACCGCAAGTCGTTGCGGATGCTCTACCACGCCTGGGACCGCGTGGGGAACCAGCGCCAGCTGCACGTCGCCGGGTTCTGGCAGCGCGAGGACGGCACCCTCGAGGTCGTCGACCCCGGCTGA
- a CDS encoding mycothiol-dependent nitroreductase Rv2466c family protein: MTETTSPDRTLDRTLDRADFWFDPLCPFAWITSRWVLEVEKVRDIEVVWHVMSLAYLNKDRDLPEEYRAMMAPAWGPVRVLLAAQQRYGAKVLLPLYDAFGQRIHLEGRKLHEEPDGARGLIAEVLAEVGLEPDLIEAAGDSSYDEAVAASHHEGMDAVGDDVGTPTIHINGSAFFGPVLSKIPRGEDAGRLWDGCVAVAAFPYFYELKRSRSGELDFS, from the coding sequence ATGACCGAGACCACATCGCCCGACCGCACCCTCGACCGCACACTCGACCGGGCCGACTTCTGGTTCGACCCGCTCTGCCCGTTCGCCTGGATCACCTCGCGGTGGGTCCTGGAGGTCGAGAAGGTCCGCGACATCGAGGTCGTCTGGCACGTGATGTCGCTGGCCTACCTCAACAAGGACCGCGACCTGCCTGAGGAGTACCGGGCGATGATGGCGCCGGCGTGGGGCCCCGTGCGGGTGCTCCTCGCCGCCCAGCAGCGGTACGGCGCGAAGGTGCTCCTCCCGCTCTACGACGCCTTCGGCCAGCGGATCCACCTCGAGGGCCGCAAGCTGCACGAGGAGCCGGACGGCGCCCGCGGGCTCATCGCCGAGGTGCTCGCGGAGGTCGGCCTGGAGCCGGACCTGATCGAGGCGGCCGGCGACAGCTCCTACGACGAGGCGGTCGCGGCCTCGCACCACGAGGGCATGGACGCGGTCGGTGACGACGTGGGCACGCCCACCATCCACATCAACGGCTCCGCGTTCTTCGGGCCCGTGCTGTCCAAGATCCCGCGCGGGGAGGACGCCGGGCGGCTCTGGGACGGCTGTGTCGCCGTCGCCGCGTTCCCCTACTTCTACGAGCTCAAGCGCAGCCGGAGCGGCGAGCTCGATTTCTCCTGA
- a CDS encoding DUF4233 domain-containing protein, with amino-acid sequence MSAPDPTATGAETATDPLRKERQKSPRRSMCAAVLTLEAITLALTAPVMITLGDIRPAVALSVALGLAAACVLVAGMLRREWAYYLGHAVQVAALLLGFVVGAMWFLGGVFALLWATSYGLGRKIERERAEAFAAFDRGES; translated from the coding sequence GTGAGCGCACCGGACCCCACCGCGACCGGCGCGGAGACCGCGACCGACCCGCTGCGCAAGGAGCGGCAGAAGTCGCCGCGCCGCTCGATGTGCGCGGCGGTGCTCACGCTCGAGGCGATCACGCTCGCCCTGACCGCCCCGGTGATGATCACCCTCGGCGACATCCGGCCCGCGGTGGCGCTCTCGGTGGCCCTGGGCCTGGCGGCCGCGTGCGTCCTCGTCGCCGGCATGCTGCGCCGCGAGTGGGCCTACTACCTGGGCCACGCCGTGCAGGTCGCGGCGCTGCTGCTCGGCTTCGTGGTGGGGGCCATGTGGTTCCTGGGCGGGGTGTTCGCCCTGCTGTGGGCGACGTCGTACGGGTTGGGACGCAAGATCGAGCGCGAGCGGGCCGAAGCCTTCGCCGCGTTCGACCGCGGCGAATCCTGA
- a CDS encoding CHAP domain-containing protein, with protein MHSRGSTVRWATFVAVSVLMSTLLVLAPGPRALGPVVPAAGTTYLCSGYAACQKAGYSHAGYASVNDKMYWRMYAGHNCTNYVAYRMIKAGVSSTRPWTGGGNASEWGKHMSHITDNVPNVGAVAWWGRYSNGSGSAGHVAYVERVVSANEIVISEDSWGGTFHWRKITKSSGRWPTGFIHFVDKKIVGTARPVVTGAATVGATLRTTAGTWSNGPTAYAYQWYADGVAVPGATAATFTVAPAQLDKKLTVRVTAAKSGATSGVQDSLPTAAVAKGLQKMTVAPVVSGAALLEETITATGGTVVPVPGTTVWRWFADGVRISGNDTSRLPLTQQLVGKTITLQVVTKTDGYRHLAMPVITIGKVLAGVIEVPTPPEVVGEPRVGRVLIVKPAAVTPTDASVVYRWVRDGVPIAGATGTRYQLTPADAGAKVGVEVTATRPQYMPYTATVAARAKVLAPASIRLVTKDKGRKAALRVKVSAPGVSTVTGKVRFKVAGKQHTVRLVNGIGRVTVKLPRGTRKVRVDYLGSSNVATKVARGTVRVR; from the coding sequence ATGCACTCCCGGGGATCCACCGTGCGCTGGGCGACGTTCGTCGCGGTCAGCGTCCTGATGTCGACACTTCTCGTCCTCGCGCCCGGACCCCGTGCGCTGGGACCGGTGGTGCCTGCAGCGGGCACGACGTACCTGTGCAGCGGCTACGCCGCGTGCCAGAAGGCCGGCTACTCGCACGCCGGCTATGCCAGCGTGAACGACAAGATGTACTGGCGGATGTACGCCGGTCACAACTGCACCAACTACGTCGCCTACCGCATGATCAAGGCCGGCGTGTCCAGCACCCGGCCCTGGACGGGTGGCGGCAACGCCAGTGAGTGGGGCAAGCACATGTCCCACATCACCGACAACGTCCCGAACGTGGGCGCGGTGGCGTGGTGGGGTCGTTACTCCAACGGGTCCGGCTCCGCCGGGCACGTCGCCTACGTCGAGCGCGTGGTCTCCGCGAACGAGATCGTGATCTCCGAGGACAGCTGGGGCGGCACCTTCCACTGGCGCAAGATCACCAAGTCCAGCGGTCGCTGGCCGACCGGGTTCATCCACTTCGTCGACAAGAAGATCGTCGGCACGGCGCGCCCGGTCGTCACCGGCGCGGCGACGGTCGGCGCGACCCTGCGCACCACCGCGGGCACCTGGTCGAACGGCCCGACGGCCTACGCCTACCAGTGGTACGCCGACGGCGTGGCCGTGCCCGGCGCCACCGCGGCGACGTTCACCGTCGCGCCCGCGCAGCTCGACAAGAAGCTCACCGTGCGCGTGACCGCGGCGAAGAGCGGCGCGACCAGCGGCGTGCAGGACTCCCTGCCGACCGCCGCCGTGGCCAAGGGGCTGCAGAAGATGACCGTCGCTCCGGTGGTCAGCGGCGCGGCGCTGCTGGAGGAGACGATCACCGCCACGGGCGGCACGGTCGTCCCGGTCCCGGGCACCACCGTGTGGCGCTGGTTCGCCGACGGTGTGCGGATCTCCGGCAACGACACCTCCAGGCTGCCGCTGACCCAGCAGCTGGTCGGCAAGACGATCACCTTGCAGGTCGTCACCAAGACCGACGGCTACCGCCACCTCGCCATGCCGGTGATCACCATCGGCAAGGTGCTGGCCGGGGTGATCGAGGTGCCCACGCCGCCCGAGGTCGTCGGCGAGCCCAGGGTCGGCCGTGTGCTCATCGTCAAGCCCGCCGCGGTCACCCCGACCGACGCGTCGGTGGTCTACCGCTGGGTCCGCGACGGCGTGCCGATCGCCGGTGCCACCGGGACCCGCTACCAGCTGACCCCGGCGGACGCCGGAGCCAAGGTCGGCGTCGAGGTCACCGCCACCCGGCCGCAGTACATGCCCTACACCGCCACCGTGGCGGCCCGGGCCAAGGTGCTCGCCCCGGCCAGCATCCGGCTGGTCACCAAGGACAAGGGGCGCAAGGCCGCGCTGCGGGTCAAGGTGAGCGCCCCCGGCGTCAGCACGGTCACCGGCAAGGTTCGGTTCAAGGTGGCCGGGAAGCAGCACACGGTGCGGCTGGTCAACGGCATCGGGCGGGTCACCGTCAAGCTGCCCCGCGGCACCCGCAAGGTCCGGGTGGACTACCTGGGCTCGAGCAACGTCGCCACGAAGGTCGCCCGCGGCACCGTCCGCGTCCGGTAG
- the metG gene encoding methionine--tRNA ligase, giving the protein MTHVLSAVAWPYANGPRHIGHVAGFGVPSDVFSRYQRMAGNDVLMVSGSDEHGTPILIAADEAGVSPQELADKNHRLIVEDLVGLGISYDLYTRTTTGNHHAVVQELFLGVYENGYFVEQTTYGAISPSTGRTLPDRYIEGTCPICGAEGARGDQCDACGNQLDPHDLIDPRSKINGEKPEFIETQHFFLDLPALAEALTEWLDEREASGTWRPNVIRFSKNILGEIRPRAMTRDIDWGIAVPLEGWRENPTKKLYVWFDAVIGYLSASIEWARRTGDPDAWRAWWNDPEALSYYFMGKDNITFHSQIWPAELLAYDGRGAKGGSPREYGALNLPTEVVSSEFLTMEGRKFSSSKKVVIYVRDLLARYQPDAFRYFVAAAGPENQDSDFTWAEFVRRTNDELVAGWGNLVNRTANLIAKNFGEIPPAGELTDADRAVLDVTATAFDVVGDLISRHRQKQAIGEAMRAVGEVNKYVSDLEPWKLAKDPADRDRLGTILHVMAQCVADLNLVLSPFLPFSANEVDKALGGEGRIAPMPHVEEAADLDLEGRSYPIITGDYTGFPTWQRHRVEVGRAVAKPTPVFTKLDTAIVDEELARLGV; this is encoded by the coding sequence ATGACCCACGTCCTCTCCGCAGTCGCCTGGCCCTACGCCAACGGACCGCGCCACATCGGCCACGTGGCCGGTTTCGGCGTGCCCTCCGACGTGTTCAGCCGGTACCAGCGGATGGCGGGCAACGACGTGCTCATGGTGTCCGGCTCCGACGAGCACGGCACCCCGATCCTGATCGCCGCCGACGAAGCCGGGGTGAGTCCCCAGGAGCTCGCCGACAAGAACCACCGGCTCATCGTGGAGGACCTCGTCGGCCTCGGCATCAGCTACGACCTCTACACCCGCACCACCACCGGCAACCACCACGCGGTGGTCCAAGAGCTCTTCCTCGGCGTCTACGAGAACGGCTACTTCGTCGAGCAGACGACGTACGGCGCGATCTCGCCCTCGACCGGGCGCACCCTGCCCGACCGCTACATCGAGGGCACCTGCCCGATCTGCGGCGCCGAGGGCGCCCGCGGCGACCAGTGCGACGCCTGCGGCAACCAGCTCGACCCGCACGACCTGATCGACCCGCGCTCGAAGATCAACGGCGAGAAGCCCGAATTCATCGAGACCCAGCACTTCTTCCTCGACCTGCCGGCGCTGGCCGAGGCGCTGACGGAGTGGCTCGACGAGCGGGAGGCCTCCGGCACCTGGCGGCCCAACGTGATCCGCTTCTCCAAGAACATCCTCGGCGAGATCCGCCCCCGCGCGATGACCCGCGACATCGACTGGGGCATCGCGGTGCCGTTGGAGGGGTGGCGGGAGAACCCGACCAAGAAGCTCTACGTCTGGTTCGACGCCGTGATCGGCTACCTCTCGGCCTCCATCGAGTGGGCCCGGCGCACCGGCGACCCGGACGCCTGGCGCGCCTGGTGGAACGACCCGGAGGCGCTGTCGTACTACTTCATGGGCAAGGACAACATCACCTTCCACTCCCAGATCTGGCCGGCCGAGCTGCTCGCCTACGACGGTCGCGGCGCCAAGGGCGGCTCGCCGCGCGAGTACGGCGCGCTCAACCTGCCCACCGAGGTGGTCTCCTCGGAGTTCCTCACCATGGAGGGACGCAAGTTCTCCTCCTCGAAGAAGGTCGTCATCTACGTGCGTGACCTGCTCGCGCGCTACCAGCCGGACGCGTTCCGCTACTTCGTCGCCGCGGCGGGCCCGGAGAACCAGGACTCCGACTTCACCTGGGCGGAGTTCGTGCGTCGTACCAACGACGAGCTCGTCGCCGGCTGGGGCAACCTGGTCAACCGGACCGCCAACCTGATCGCGAAGAACTTCGGCGAGATCCCGCCGGCCGGTGAGCTCACCGACGCCGACCGTGCCGTCCTCGACGTCACCGCCACCGCCTTCGACGTCGTGGGCGACCTGATCAGCCGGCACCGGCAGAAGCAGGCGATCGGCGAGGCGATGCGTGCGGTCGGCGAGGTCAACAAGTACGTCTCCGACCTCGAGCCGTGGAAGCTGGCCAAGGACCCGGCCGACCGGGACCGCCTCGGCACCATCCTGCACGTCATGGCGCAGTGCGTGGCCGACCTCAACCTGGTGCTCAGCCCGTTCCTGCCGTTCTCGGCCAACGAGGTCGACAAGGCACTCGGTGGCGAGGGCCGGATCGCGCCCATGCCGCACGTCGAGGAGGCCGCCGACCTCGACCTCGAAGGACGCAGCTACCCGATCATCACGGGCGACTACACCGGGTTCCCGACCTGGCAGCGCCACCGTGTCGAGGTCGGGCGTGCCGTCGCCAAGCCGACGCCGGTCTTCACCAAGCTCGACACCGCGATCGTCGACGAGGAGCTCGCCCGCCTCGGCGTCTGA
- a CDS encoding alpha/beta hydrolase, whose translation MALHPQARKAIEQYAAADSLPVSDPRFDIAAERAADRAAALAEDRLPLAHVRDVDAGGVPARLYLPETYDAVVVHAHGGGFVLNDVEVHDAAVRRFADLAGVAVLSVDYRRPPEHRFPAAPDDVVAALDWVGTQPELADLPCFAHGDSAGGNLALVAALRRPGALAGLVLIYPFLDPSASFDSYRSAADGFDPADAAWYWDQYASTRADLEHPDLAPLRSTQLHTLPPTLVLTAEHDPLRDEGEHLVHLLAEAGVEVVGTRYLGQIHGFWRHTGTYDAAEPSMWQVAGWLRMQVRRRP comes from the coding sequence ATGGCACTGCACCCCCAGGCCCGCAAGGCGATCGAGCAGTACGCGGCGGCGGACTCGCTGCCGGTCAGCGACCCCCGCTTCGACATCGCGGCCGAGCGCGCCGCCGACCGGGCGGCGGCGCTGGCCGAGGACAGGCTCCCGCTGGCGCACGTGCGCGACGTCGATGCCGGCGGGGTGCCCGCCCGGCTCTACCTGCCCGAGACGTACGACGCCGTGGTGGTGCACGCGCACGGCGGCGGCTTCGTGCTCAACGACGTCGAGGTGCACGACGCGGCGGTGCGCCGGTTCGCCGACCTCGCCGGCGTGGCGGTCCTCAGCGTCGACTACCGCCGCCCGCCCGAGCACCGGTTCCCGGCGGCACCCGACGACGTGGTCGCCGCCCTGGACTGGGTGGGCACGCAGCCGGAGCTGGCGGACCTGCCGTGCTTCGCCCACGGCGACAGCGCGGGCGGCAACCTGGCGCTGGTCGCCGCCCTGCGTCGACCGGGCGCCCTCGCCGGGCTGGTGCTGATCTACCCGTTCCTCGACCCGTCGGCCTCCTTCGACTCCTACCGCAGCGCCGCCGACGGGTTCGACCCGGCCGACGCTGCCTGGTACTGGGACCAGTACGCGTCCACCCGCGCCGACCTCGAGCACCCCGACCTGGCCCCGCTGCGCTCCACGCAGCTGCACACGCTGCCCCCGACGCTGGTGCTCACCGCCGAGCACGACCCGCTGCGCGACGAGGGCGAGCACCTCGTCCACCTGCTCGCCGAGGCCGGTGTCGAGGTGGTCGGCACCCGCTACCTCGGCCAGATCCACGGCTTCTGGCGCCACACCGGCACCTACGACGCCGCCGAGCCGTCGATGTGGCAGGTCGCCGGCTGGCTCCGGATGCAGGTGCGCCGCCGCCCCTGA
- a CDS encoding VOC family protein, translated as MEHTTPGHPCWLELVTPDRDRTVAFYSGLFGWTTTEPVPELGGYSQFQLEGRPLGGLMPEVPGMTGAPGWTVYLATRDAEALATKAEKAGGSVVVAPMALPDLGTMVVVADASGMEHGGWQAGPFAGLDSQERPGDPIWFEAYSRDFTATHDFLRDVFDWTPHLTGDTDEFRYATSDVPETAKAGLMDASGWGEDFAPGWASYIKVDDMDATLTRVAELGGSVTQGPDDTPFGLLAEVADPTGQRVKIMVPPAG; from the coding sequence ATGGAGCACACCACCCCCGGCCATCCCTGTTGGCTGGAGCTCGTCACGCCCGACCGTGACCGCACGGTCGCGTTCTACTCCGGCCTGTTCGGCTGGACCACCACCGAGCCGGTCCCCGAGCTCGGCGGCTACTCCCAGTTCCAGCTCGAGGGCCGGCCCCTGGGCGGGCTGATGCCCGAGGTGCCGGGGATGACCGGAGCGCCGGGCTGGACCGTCTACCTGGCCACCCGCGACGCCGAGGCGCTGGCGACGAAGGCCGAGAAGGCCGGCGGGTCCGTCGTCGTGGCGCCCATGGCGCTGCCCGACCTGGGCACCATGGTCGTGGTGGCCGACGCCTCGGGAATGGAGCACGGCGGCTGGCAGGCCGGCCCGTTCGCAGGCCTGGACAGCCAGGAGCGCCCCGGCGACCCGATCTGGTTCGAGGCCTACAGCCGCGACTTCACCGCCACCCACGACTTCCTGCGCGACGTCTTCGACTGGACGCCGCACCTGACCGGGGACACCGACGAGTTCCGCTACGCCACCAGCGACGTCCCCGAGACCGCGAAGGCCGGCCTGATGGACGCCTCCGGGTGGGGCGAGGACTTCGCGCCCGGCTGGGCGAGCTACATCAAGGTCGACGACATGGACGCCACCCTCACACGCGTCGCCGAGCTCGGTGGCAGCGTGACCCAGGGTCCGGACGACACCCCCTTCGGCCTGCTGGCCGAGGTCGCCGACCCGACCGGGCAGCGGGTCAAGATCATGGTGCCGCCCGCCGGCTGA